The genomic DNA GAGCGGTCCTGAGGCGCTCATGCTCCTGGCCGGGCAGGAATTCGACCTGGTGCTCATGGACCTGGAGATGCCCGGCATGGACGGGCATGAGACCATGCGCCGCATCCGCTGCGGCCAGGGTGCGGACAGGCCCGTGCTCCGTCCTGACGTGCCGGTGCTGGCGGTCACGGCCCATGCCCTGGGCGAGGTGCGGCAGCAATGCGGGGCAGAGGGCATGCACGGAGTGGTGACCAAGCCCGTGAGTTACGGCGATCTCGCGGCGGCCATGCGAGAGCTGCTGGGCAGCGGCCTTGCCGGGGACGCAGAGGGGGTGGCGGTCGATCCGATCCGCGGGACAGGGGGTGCCGCGCCGGGGAGGGTCGGTGACGAGCCGGTTCTCGACCTGGACATGGCCGCCTCGTTGCTGGGGGTGTCCCAGGCCGAGATTCGCCGCCTGCTGCCCAACGCCATGGCCGAGATCGGCCATAAGCTGGGGCTGGCCAAGGGTGGGGTGCGGACCGCAGTCCTGCGCGAGACCGCGCTCCAGGCCCATACCCTCAAGAGTGTGGCTGCCTCCATCGGGGCCGAGCGGACTCGTCGCGCCGCCCTGCGGCTTGAGAATGCGGCCCGCCGCGAGGATTTGGAGCGCAGCCGCGAGCGGGTGGCCGAGCTCACCGCCGAGGTGGCCCGGCTGGAAGCCGCGGTGGCTGCCCTGGGCTAGCCGCAGCCAGGGAGCCGTGGAATTGGCCTTTGAACTATTGTTCACCTTTGTGTACGATCTTGCCAGCGCACAAACACAATCGCGAGGTATCCATGCCTGATCCCTTCTCATTCTATCTGACCGAAGCCAAATCAGGGTGGCTCGAATCGCGCATCGTCCTGGACGGCCAGCACTATGACCTCAGCGCCCACTGCGCCCTGTCCGAGCCGCTCAAGGACCTTTTTCGCTGTCTGTGCGACGCCCACGGCCTGGATGCGCCGCCGGACATGGCCTCAGACTACCGCCACCTGGAGTTCGAGTGGGTGGGCGAGGGGTGGCTCTACTACTGGGAGCTGACCCCCGGCCCGGACCGACGCCTGGACGTGAGCGTGGAGTTCAAGGGCAAGCGCGAAGTGGGCGGGGCCGAATACCCGGTCTGGAAGATCGCGTTTGCCACCGATTGGCCCACCCTGGCCGGGCAGGTGTTCACTCAGGCCTCGGAGCTGTTGTGGATGTACGGCTTTTCTGGCTACTTCGAGCGCTGGACCAAGGACTTTCCGGCGGGGCTGATGATGCGGCTGGGCCATCTGCTGCACGGCGCGGCGTCAGGGACCGAGGATTTCGCCCGCGAGATGGGCTATCTGGCCGAAACCCGGTGAACTTTTCGAACACCACGCGACCCAGGCAGAATCCCGGCATGCCCGCAACCCGTTGTCCAGCACTCCCGTTTCTGCTTTGCGCCCTGCTCCTGGGCCAGCTGCTGTGCTGTCCGCGCGCCCTGGCGGGCGGGGTGCATGTCATGACGGAGCAGTATCCCCCCTTCAGCTATCAGGTGGACGGGGAGGCGCGCGGGTTCTGCGTCGAGCTCGTGCAGCGCATTCTCGAGAGGCTTGGCCTGGGCGAAAGCGACATAGTTTTCTACCCCTGGGCCAGGGCGTACATGAAACTCAAGGAAGAGGACGGACACGTCCTCTTCCCCATGAGCCGCTCGGTGGAGCGCGACGGGCTGTTCCGATTTGTCGGCCCGGTCTTTGACGACACCCTGTATTTCTTCCGCCGCAAGGGCTCGGCTGTGCAGGTGCAGGGTCTGGCCGACGCCCGGCGCGTCGGTGCCATCGGCGTGACCCGCGACGACTTCTATCACCAGTTTCTGGTCGAACACGGCTTTGCCAACCTTGATATCAGCGTCTGCCAGCTCCACGACTTCAGAAAGCTGGCCCAGGGCCGGGTGGACCTCGTGCCCATGGGCGAGAAGGCGATGTCCGGGTTCATGGCCCGGCAACAGGGCCTGGACCCGGCCATGTTCGAGAAGGCGGGCCCGGCCATCTACCGCTCCGAGGTGTTCATCGGCTTTTCCGGCTCCACGCCCGACGAGGTGGTCGAAAGCTGGCAGAAGGCGCTGGACGAACTCAAGGAGGCCGGAGTGTACGGAGCCATCATGAACCGGTATTTTCCCCCGGACACCCAGCCTGAGTAGTCGCCTGTGAAAGGGCATCCCCATCACAACCGTCTGTTTGCGGCAGCGTGTTGACATTCCATTGAATGCTGGTAGGTTGGCATAATGCCCAGCCATTTTTGGTGCGATACCTGGGTGCAAGAGGAGCTGAATGCGGGAGACAGGGAAAACCGTTCCCGGCCAGTGCCGGGCATGGGGTGATGCTGCGGCAGGGGGTGCTGCGCGAGGGTGGTCATTGGCGGGATTTGTTCTTGCCCTGGTTGCCCTGGCCGCTTTGGGTTTCTGTCCCCCTGTCCTGGCTGATGGCGGGGTGCTGCGCGTGTCCTTCAACGACCTGCCCCCGTGGAAAGTGCTCGGTCCCAAGGGCGAACCGACGGGCATCGATGTCGAATTCCTGAACATGCTGGCCGCGCGGATGGGGTTGACCGTGGAGTATGTTCACTATCCCTTCAAGCGGGGTCTCAAGCTGACGGAGAGCGGCGATGTGGACGCCATGATCGGCGTGCTGCGCAGGCCGGAGCGCGAAGCCTATCTGCACTACATCGAACCGGCCTACAAGCACGAGACGAGCAAGGCTTTCTTCGTGCTCAAGGGACGCGAGAACACCATTGCCCGGCACGAGGACCTCTACGGTCTGCGCGTGGGTACGGTCCTGGGCGGGCGCTACTACCCCGGATTTGACGACGACACGCGGATATTCAAGCATCCGGTCACTTCCTATGACCTGAATTTCAGGATGCTCTTGGCTGGGCGGATCGACGCCGTGGTCATGACCGAGACCGCCGGAGTGTATCGCGTGGCCCAGCTCGGGCTGGGCAACACGGTGGTCAAGGCAACGTATGTCCACCGGGACCACCAGGATGTTTACATGGTGCTGTCCAAACGGTCGGTCCATGCTGACCGGCTTGAGGAATTCAGCCGGGTCATGGACGAGCTGGTGCGCGAGGGCGCGCTGGACGCCGTGGCCGCGCGCTTTTTCAAGGAGACGGCCCCGCAATAGGTTTGGCTGTGGAGCCAACCCGGCCCGGAGTCCGTCAGCCTCCCAGCAGTGCGAGTACGCGGGTCAGGGCCGCGTCCACGATGTCGGTTTCAGGCAGCGCGAGGACCGAGGCGTCGGTCATCTGCCGTCTGACAAGGCCGGGCAGGGGCGGCATGAGGATCGACCGCTCGGGCAGTCCGGGCAGGTCGGGCACCTCGCCCCCGGCGTGGCGGTTGACCACCAGCACCTGATTGTTCAGGCCCAGGTCGCGGGCCATGCGTCCCACCTCGGCCCCGGTCAGCAGGCTGCGCATGCTCGGCTCGCTGACCACCACCAGCCCGTCCACATGGGCCACGGTGCCACGGCCCAGATGCTCCACCCCGGCTTCGAGGTCCACCAGCACCCATTCGTCGCGGTCCATGACCAGATGGGCCAGCACCGCCTTGAGCAGGGCGTTGGCGTCGCATGCGCAGCCGCCGCCCGCGTTGGTCACCGCGCCCATGACCAGGAGCCGCTTGCGTCCCGCGGCCACGCCGGGCAGGGGCGCGCCGCCCAGGGGCACGTCCACGGCCAGGGTCTCGGGCAGGTCGCCCACGTCCGGGTTGAGGTCAAGAAACCCGCCCGCGTGGATGCGTTCGCGCACGAGATCGGCCCGGCGCACCAGCGGCTCGGGCAACGCCCCGGCGGGCAGGCCCGACGCCTGCCCCAGCGACAGGGCGGTGTCGGCATCGATCATCCAGACGTTGTGGCCGCTGCGGGCCAGCAGGTCGGCCATCCAGGCGGCCAGCGAGGTCTTGCCCACCCCGCCCTTGCCCGCAAAGGCGATCTTCATGCGCGCTCCTGTGTCCTTATCGAGGTTCAGCCAGCATGGCGGCGGGGGGGGCGCACGGGGTTTTCCCGCCGCCGCCCCTCCCGCCGTCGTCCGAAGTCATGCCTATTCGCTCAGCCCCAGCCCCTTGCGCTTGGCCCTGATGCGGATGTCAAAGAGTTCCGCTGCCTTGACCGGGTCGGGCTCGATGACAAAGCACGCACCCACCAGATCCTCCAGGCCGGAAACGGCCAGGTTGGTGACCGTCTCGGAGCCGAGGATGTTGGGCGGATGGCCCAGGTGGGTGTAGATGCCGCTGGCCACGGCGTAGAGCCCGATGGCCGCCGCCTTTTCCGAATACCACTCGGGCGAGGACGCGCCCACGGGCAGGTCCGAGATGTCCACGCCCAGCCCGTTGGCCAGGGCGGCGCAGAGCTGGAGAATGCGCGCATTGTCCACGCAGGAGCCGTAGTGCAGCACCGGCGGGATGCCCAGCGACCCGCAGATCTTGCGCAGGCCGGGACCGGCCTGATCGATGGCGCTGGGCAGGAGCAGCCCGGCCTTGCCCGCCGCCGTGGTCACGCAGCCGGTCACCAGGACCAGGATGTCCTTTTTGATCAGCTCTTTGGCCAGGCCCACGTTCATGGAGTCCTGCTTGAACTTGGGGTTGTTGCAGCCCACGATGCCCACCGCGCCCCGGATGTCGCCGCTGGCAATGGCCTGGATCAGCGGGTCGAGCGAGCCGCCCAGGGCCTTGATGACCGCCTCGTTGGAGAATCCGGTCATGATGTCCACGGGTTCGCCTGGGATGTCCACCCGGCCCGGATCGCGCTCAACGAATCCCTGCACGGCCAGCCCGACGATCTTCCGTGCCTGTTCCATGGCGTTGTGCGGGTGGATGTCGAAGTGAATGGCCCCGGTGAAGCGCGCCTTGGCTGCGGTGTCGATGAACTTGGTGTGGTAGCAGCCCGAGATCTGGACCAGGCTCGGCATGATGCACTGGTAGTCCACCACCACGGCCTCTACCGCGCCGGTGATGATGGCCAGCTCGGTCATCAGGTGGTTGCCTGCCATGGGGATGCCCTGGCGCATGAGCAGCTCGTTGCCCGTGCAGCACAGTCCGGCCACGTTGATGCCCGTGGCCCCGAGCTTTTTGGCCTGCTCGATCAGCTCCGGCTCGCGGGCCGCGGCCAGGATCATCTCCGAGACCACAGGGTTGTGGCCGTGGACCAGGATGTTGACCTGATCCTTCTTGATCACCGCGAGGTTGGCCGTGGACATCTTGGGCGTGGGAGTGCCGAAGATCACGTCCGACAGCTCGGTGCCGATCATGGACCCGCCCCAGCCGTCGGCCAGGGCAGTGCGCGCCGCATGGATCATGGTGTTGGGGGCGTCGTTGTCGCAGCCCATGTGGGTGCGGTGCATCATCTCCGCGATCTCGCGGTCCACGCCGCGCGGGGTCATGCCCAGCTTGGCCCAGATGGCCTTGCGCTTTTCGGGCACGCGGCACAGGAAGCTGATGGATTTGCGGCGGCTGCCGAAGTCGGCATAGAAGGCGTCCATGACATCGCGGGCCACCTCCATGACTGTCCGGCCCTCGGTGGCCACGCCGATCTCGGCGGCAATGGCCCTGAGCTTGGGCTCGTCGGTGATGCGGTAGTCCTTGGTCTCGCCCTCGACGATGGCCTCAAGCACTTCGATCAGGTCGCGGCCATGGTCCGAGTGGCCCGCCGCGCCGCCTGTCACGAAGCGGCCAAAGTTGCGCGCCACCACCACGTCCGCGTCTGCGCCGCATACGCCTCGCGGGGCCTTTGCACTGATGCGGCAAGGCCCCATGGTACAGTTGCGGCAGGTGGTGCCCAGTTCGCAGAATTTGCAGTGGGGCGTCTGCTGGTCCAGCCGCTCGTGCACGGTCTCGATGCCTTCCTTCCTGGCCTTCCTGATCATGGCCCTGGCATCTTCCCAGATGGAGAGTTCTTCGACGGGTCTTGGTTCCTTTGCCATTTCTACCTCCGAATTCCTGGAGCCGCACGAATCGCGCGGTCTGTTGATGATCGCAACCCAATTGAATCTTCAGGATAGGCGTCGGCGCGGCCTGTGTCTGTCGGATAGCCGACAAAAGAGGTCGGAAAAGCGAAAAAGGGGCGGATCAGCCTGCGGCGGCCCGTTTCAGGGCGTCGAGGCTGGGGATGTGGAAGCGTCCGCGTCCGCGTTTTTCCATGAATCCGGCCCGGACCATGTCGTTGAGCAGGGTGGAGACGGTCTGCCGGGTGGCCCCCAGGAGCTGGGCCAGCTGCTCCGTGGTCAGACCCAGGGAGATGGTCAGCCCGTCGCCCTCGGGCACGCCGTTGTCCTGGGCCTCGATGAGGATGTAGTCCATGAGCCGGTCGTAGATGTCCTTGAAGGCGAGGCCGCCGATGATGGAAAAAGTGTTCTGGAGGATGTTGCCCAGCACCCGGACCATGGTCCGGGTGAAGACCGGCATCTCGGTCATGCACCGTTTTACGGACTGCACGTCGGCCAGCAGCAGTCGGGTGTCGTCGAATGCCTGCACATAGCACCCGGCGTGGGTGGCGTAGAGGTCGCCCGGCCCGAGGATGCCCAGGGTGAACTCCTTGTCCTCGTAGGCCAGGTAGACGCGCACCCGCCCCTCGGCGATGATGAAGACGAGGTTGTCCGTCTCGTCGGCGTCGAAGATGATGGCGCCCTTGGACCATGCCCGCTCTCGGAAGACATTCCGCAGCTCGCCAAGTTCGTCCCGCCCCAGCTCGTCGAGCAGGTTGACTCCCGTGAATTTCATGCATGCCCTCCCGGATGTGGGTCACTGCCGCAATCATAGCACGGCGCGGGCCTGCGCGTCCAATGGACCTGGCTGTCCTGCCTTCTTCTTTTGTATTGAACTGGGGCGGGTCCTGGGCAAGGGTGGAGGCATGACTGTTTCCGACATGAAATCCCTGCCCGCCATCCGGGGAGCCGGGCGGACCTGATGGACGAGTACGCCCGCATCGCTCCCCTGTACGACACGGTGGTCGGTCCGTTTCTGCGCCCGGTGCATGCGGCCCTGGTCGAGGCCCTGCGCGCAGTGGCCGGGGACGGCCCGGTGGTCGATCTGTGCTGCGGCACCGGGGTGGTGGCCGGTATGGTGGCCCGGACCGGTCGTGAGGCCATAGGCGTGGACCTTTCCCCGGCCATGCTCGACCGGGCGCGCGCCCGTCATGGCGGCGCGAGGTTCCTGCTCGGCGACGCCACGGCCACCGGGCTGGCTGGCGGCGCGTTTGCCGGGTGCGTGATCAGCTTTGCCCTGCACGAAAAGCCGCCGGAAACAGGGCTGGCCATGCTGGCCGAGGCGCGCCGGCTGGTCGTGCCGGGCGGGGCCATCCTGGTGGCCGACTATCGGGTGGTTCGGGGTGCATGGCTGACCGGGCTGGCCATAACCCTGGTCGAGCGGTTGGCCGGACGGGCGCACCACGACTGTTTCAGCCGCTATATGGCGGGCGGAGGCAGCGGTCCGTTTCTGCGCCGGGCCGGGCTGGCTGCCGGGCCTGCGCCGGGCGCGCTGCGCACCCGGTTCATGGGCGGCTGGGTCGGGCTGTATCAGGCCGTGGTCTGACCGGCCCGGTCGCGCTTCTTCTTGATTCTGAGGTTGAGGAATTCGACGAAGAGCGAGAAGGCCATGGCAAAGTAGATGTAGCCCCGGTCGATGTGTTTGTGCATGCCCTCGGCCATGAGAAAGATGCCCACCAGGAGCAGGAAGGAGAAGGCGAGCATCTGGACCGTGGGATGTTTGGAGACGAACGCGCTGACCGGTCCGGCGAAGAAGAGCATGACCGCCACCGCGATGACGATGGCCGCGACCATGACCGTCAGGTGCTTGGCCATGCCCACGGCGGTGATGACCGAATCGAGCGAAAAAACCATGTCGAGCAGGGCGATCTGGATGATGGCGCTGGCATAGGAGTAGCGGGTGCGGACCATGCCTCCCAGCCCGTTTGATTCCTCCAGCTTGTCGTGGATCTCGTGGGTGGCCTTGGCCAGCAGGAACAGCCCTCCGGCCAGCAGGACGATGTCGCGACCCGAGACCGCATGGTCGAAGACCGAGAACAGGGGCGCGGTCAGCCCCATGATGGCGCTGATGACCAGCAGCAGGGCCAGGCGCGTGACCATGGCCAGCCCGATGCCCAGCCGCCGGGCGTTGGCGCGCACCGCTTCGGGCAGTTTGTTGGTGATGACCACCACAAAGACGATGTTGTCGATGCCGAGCACGATCTCAAGCCCGGCCAGGGTGACCAGGGCCACCATGTTTTCAAGGGTCCACAATCCTTCGAGCATGCCTGCCTCCGCGTTTGATCCGTCATCGCGAACCATGCGCCCGGTGCCTGCGAAAATCAACGGGCGTTCCGCCTGGGGTCTTATAATTTCACGGGAAATCTTGACGCGACCGCGCTGGTGGTGCAAAGGTCCGGCCCATTGGCCGGGCGCATCTGTTGCCCAGGTCGCCGGAGGGAACCCATGGCGGAATTTCATGTCTTCGCGGATGTCGAGGCCCAGAGCCGGGCGGCGGCGTCGCTCATCGTCGGTCTTTCCCACAGGGCGCTCGAGGCGCGGGGCCGGTTCACCCTGGCCCTGTCCGGGGGCAGCGGCCCGGTGCGGCTCATGGAGCTGCTGGCCGGGGAGCCTTGCCGGGGGTCGATTCCCTGGGACCGGACCCTGATATTCTGGGGCGACGACCGGGCCGTGGGGCCGGAACACGAGCTGAGCAATTTCCGGCTGGCGCGCGAACGGCTCCTCTCCCGCGTGCCCGTGCCAGAGGCCAATCTCGTGCGTATCCGGGGCGAGCTGGGCGCGGTGGACGCGGCCCTGGAGCTGCGGCTTGATCTGGCCGAATGTTTTGGCGAGAGTGCCCCGCCCCGGTTCGATCTCGTCCTGCTGGGCATGGGGCTCGACGGCCACACCGCCTCGCTCTTTCCGGGCCGGCCCGAGCTGGACTCCGCCGCCTGGGCCGAGCCTGTACCCGCCCCGGACATGGAGCCGCGCGTGGAGCGCGTGACCATGACCCTGCCGGTGCTGGGCGCGGCCCGCACGGCCCTCTTTCTGGTGGCCGGGCAGGACAAGCGCGCCCTGGTCGATCAAATCAGGCACGATCCAACAGCTCCGGCCCGCTACCCGGCGGCCCGCGTGGCCGCGGAGCAGACCCTCTGGTATCTCGACGAGGCCGCCGCCGGCCCCGGTCGGTCAGACTAGACCTGCACCGGGGCGGGCGGGGCTAGGCGCATTATTTCAAGGGAACATAGACCTCGGTGCGCAGCTCTTCGGGCGCGGTCTTGTCCGGGGTGTTGAGGTATATCTCGATGCTTGCCCCGGCATCGGCCTCGCATCCGTTCTGCGGGGCCCATTGGCCGCACAGCTGGGCATAGGTCTTGTGGAGGTCCGAGTACGGCCCCTTGTGAAGGGTCTTGGCGTACCGCCCGCCAGCAATGGTTTTCATCCCGATGGGAGCCTGCACCTCTGTCTGTCCGGCGACCGTGATGCACGCGTCATAGCGGATCTTGTCCTCGGGCGTGACATCGGGGTCGTCGTGGCAGAGGGCCAGTATCCGCGCATCGGCATTGACGAGCCCCCTGGGGCCGGCCCAGCCGCAGAGGGTGGACCAGGCATGGTTGCAATCCTTGTAGGGGCCGGTGTGGCGGACGAAAACGACGTTCATTTCCTCAAGATTCACGACTGATGCTTCCATGACAATCTCCTTCCAGTAGTTGCAGTGTTTGTGATCAAGGGTCCCATGGTGCGCCTGACGAAACCGCTGGGGAGAAAGGCCGAACATGGCGTTGAACGCGCGGGTGAAGGACTCGTGGGTCTCGAACCCGGCCTGGAACGCGATGTCCGTCACCGGAGCCTCGCCGAGCTTCAGCGTGATGGCCGCCCGCTCCAGGCGAAGCCGCCTGATGTGGGATTTCACCGATTCGCCGATCATGCCGCTGAAGATGCGGTGAAAATGATACGGCGAGAAACAGGCGATGTCGGCCAGGTCAAGCAGTTGCATCGGGTCGTCGAGATGGGCCTGGATGTGTTCGAGCACCCGGTCCATCCGCTCCGCATGATCCTTCTTGGTTTCCTCTTTTGTCGTGCGCATGGGTCTCCTTGTGTCATGGCGTGGTCGCTGCCGCTTGACCGTTTTTGCGCATTCGCAGGCCCGGTCGAAGCGTGTCGGGATCGTGCCCTGCATTGCGCAAAAAATCACCCCGCTTCTCACTGACAAGGCCCCTGGATCAAGGGCTGGGAGGACGGGCCGTGGGAACGCGTGCCTTGACACCGGGCACGACGTTCACCACTGTATCTGCGCGACGACTTAAATGAAATAAAGCGGTTCGCGGTGGAGGCGGATATGATCGTGCCGATTCCCTGGGGTGTCCCGGCCTGTGCGCGGGCGCGGCTGACAGGACTGCGCCGCGGCACCAGGTGCGGGGGAGGCTGCATTGCCTGAACGCGCCAGGGACGACGCGCAGTTGATGCAGGCGGTCGCCCAGGGCGACCTGCACGCCTTTGGCGAGATCGTCCGGCGCCATCAGGCCTGGGCCTGGCGGGTGGCCCACCGCTTTCTGGGCGACGAGGCCGAGGCTGCGGACATCGTGCAGAGCGCCTTCCTGCGCCTGCTGGACGCGGCGGGCCGCTATCGCCACGAGGCGCGCTTTACGGGCTATCTGTCGCGCATCGTCACCCGCCTGTGCCTGGACCGGGTGAAGAAGAAAGAGCCGCTGTTCACGGACACGGTCCCAGATATCGCTGATCCAGCCCCGGACGGGCGCGAAGCCCTGATACAGCGGGAAACCGCCCTGGCCGTGCGCACCGCCCTCGACATCCTGGCCCCGAACCAGCGCATGGCCGTGGTCCTTCGCTACTACGAAGACCTGGCCTACGACGAAATCGCCATGGCCCTGGACACCACGCCCAAGGGCGTGGAACGGCTGTTGGCCAGGGCGCGTGAACGTTTGAAAACCCTGCTTTGCGACCAGCGCGATTTTTTTGCCCCCTGACCGGGGGTTTTTCTTTTTTCAGTCGTTTACCCACAAGGATCGTGCATCATGACAGGCTGTAACAAACACCGCGCCCGGCTCGGGGCCTACCTGGACGGCGAACTTGCCGACCAGGACCAGCGGGAGTGCGAACGTCATCTGGCCGGGTGTCCGGCCTGCCGGGCCGTCCTCGACGAGCTCAAGGGACTGGCTCCGGTCCTGCGCGCCCTTGGGGCAGCGCCCGTGCCCCACGGTCTGACCGCGCGCATACTGGCCGGGGCCGCCGACCGGCAACGGTCCTTCCTGCCCGCCGTTGTCCGGGCCTGGATCTATGAGATTCGCGCCGTCTCCTGGCTCGACGGCAGCCTGACCGCAGCCACCCTGTGCGCGGTCATCGTCATCGGCGGGTTCATGGGCTGGACCAGCCATGCGCCGGGCGAATCGGCCACGCAGACTGCCCATGAAGCCCGCCCGGAACTCTTTGACACGTTTGGCGCGCTGCCGGGCGCGTCCATCGAAGCCGCGACACTCGACCTGTTGACCGGCGACCTGTTGACCGGCGACCAGTCGGTCCGCGACCTGTGAGGAAATGATGTCCACACTCATGCGAAGATCCCTGCTTGTCCTCTCCCTGTGCCTGAACATCGCCTTTGTCGCCTTCTGGGCGGTCCGGGCCATGCCGGACATGTTCGACCCGCCACCCGTGCTGCGCGGCACCGGCCACGGTCTGGTGGCCGTGGCCTTGTTCGACGAGCTGGACGCCACGCCTGAACAGCGGGAACAGCTCGCCGCCTTTGCCGCCCGATTCAGCGAGGAGGCGGGGGCGACGCGCCGGGTCGTGCGCATGGAGCGGGAGCGCCTGCTCGACCTGCTGGCCGCCGAGAATCTGGACAAGGCGGCCATCCAGGCCGCGCAGCAGCGGATACTCGACGGACAGGCCCGGATGAAGGACGCGGTGGTGGACTTGCTCATCGAGGCGCGGGCCATGCTCTCCAGGGAGCAGTACCAGATCCTGATCGCCAGCATCCGCGCCCGCAGCGAACGCCCTGGGGCCGGGATGCCGGGAAGAGGGGGCTTGGGTTCCGGCATGGAACGGGAGTAGCCGTCCGCCGATTTGTTTCCCCTGACAACGAGAATGGGGTATGATGCCCTGGAAATCCGTTGTCCTATTATGACCGCCCAACACGCAACCAGAGGAGCCGACCATGGCGCTCATCGAACTTGACCACATTTCAAAAACATACGTTACCGGCGAAGTGGAGTCCGTGGCTCTGCGCGAGGTCACGGTCTCCATCGAGGCCGGGACGCTGGTGACCTTTGTGGGGCCGTCGGGCAGCGGCAAGACCACGCTGCTCAACATCCTCGGCTGCATGGACAAGCCCACTGCGGGCGAGGCGCGCATCGACGGGACCCTGCTCGGCTCTCTGGGCAGGCGGCAGGCCGCTGCCTTTCGCGGCGAACACCTGGGGTTCATCTTTCAGTCGTTCAACCTCATCCCGGTGCTGACGGTCTATGAAAACGTCGAATATCCCCTGCTGGTCATCCGCAAGACCCCGGCCCCGGAGCGGCGCGAGCGGGTGCTGCGCGTGCTGGAGGCCGTGGGCATGCTTGACCACAAGGACAAGCGGCCCGACCAGATATCGGGCGGGCAGAAACAGCGGGTGGCCGTGGCCAGGGCGCTGGTGACCAATCCGGCGGTGGTGCTGGCCGACGAGCCCACGGCCAACCTGGACCACGACACCGCGCACCGGATCATCACCCTGATGCGCGAGATGCGCGACGCCTTTGGCACCACCTTTGTCTTTTCCACCCACGACCCGCGCATCGTGGAACACGCCGACGTGGTTCACGGTATCGAGGACGGCAGGCTCACGGGCAATATTTCGGCAATGCAGGGAGGACACCACCATGGGTAGCATCCTCAAGATCGCGTTGCGCAACCTGACCCGCTACAAGCGCAGAACCGCCCTGACCTCGCTGCTCATCGTCCTGGGCGTGGCCCTGGTGGTGATCTTCTCCGGGCTGGCCGGGTCGTTCAAGTCCATGATGATCGGCATCATCACCGATTCGAGCCTGGGGCACATGCAGATCCACAAGCGCGGCTATGTCTCGTCCATCGACACCACGCCCCTGAACATGAATCTCAAGGCCAAAGGCTACCAGCAGATGGCCGACATTCTCGACCAGACCGAGGGCGTGGCGGCCTATGCGCCCCGACTCAAGTTCGGGGCGGTGCTCAGCAACTATCTGGAAAGCACCAACATCCGGCTCTCGGCCATTGATCCGGAGAAAGAGGTCGCCGTGTGCACGGCCCTGCCAGGGCGCATCGCCGAGGGCGCGGCGCCGGGAGAACCCCTGCTCGGACGCGGGCAGGTGGTCATTCCCCAGAAGGTGGCCACCAGCCTCAAGATGAAGCCGGGCGACTCGGTGGTGCTCGTGGCCACCAACAAGGACGGCTCGGTCAACGGCATGGAGTTTGAGGTGGCCGGAATCATCGAGGACATCATGGGGCCGGGCGGCAAGGACGCCTACATGCACATCGAGGACGCGCGCTCCCTGCTGCGCACCGAACCGGGCGAGGTGACCGAGATCGTCATCCGCGCCGAGTCCTTTGACAAGCTCGACGCCCTGGCGGCCCGGCTGACCCGGCAGATCGACGCAATCACCAACCAGCAGGGCAAGCCCGCCCTGGAGCTGCACACCTGGGCCAAGCTCTCGCCGTTCGCCAACATCGCCAGCATGATCGACCTGATGCTCATCACCGTGAAGATCGTCATGGTCGCCATCGTGCTCATCAGCGTGCTCAACGTCATGCTCATGTCGGTGTTCGAGCGGGTGCGCGAGATCGGGACCATCGCGGCCATGGGCACCCAGCCCTCCACCATCATGGGGATGTTCGTGGCCGAAGGCGTCCTGCTCGGCATCCTGGGCACCGCGCTTGGCCTCCTGGTCGGCGTGGCCGGGCTGTTCGTCTTCAAGGTCTCCGGGGTCACCTTCTCCTTCGCG from Pseudodesulfovibrio aespoeensis Aspo-2 includes the following:
- a CDS encoding Hpt domain-containing response regulator, producing MNAAPAPVRPSRVLLVDDNPTNVKVARLHLDRMGMTTTVAGSGPEALMLLAGQEFDLVLMDLEMPGMDGHETMRRIRCGQGADRPVLRPDVPVLAVTAHALGEVRQQCGAEGMHGVVTKPVSYGDLAAAMRELLGSGLAGDAEGVAVDPIRGTGGAAPGRVGDEPVLDLDMAASLLGVSQAEIRRLLPNAMAEIGHKLGLAKGGVRTAVLRETALQAHTLKSVAASIGAERTRRAALRLENAARREDLERSRERVAELTAEVARLEAAVAALG
- a CDS encoding substrate-binding periplasmic protein, whose product is MAGFVLALVALAALGFCPPVLADGGVLRVSFNDLPPWKVLGPKGEPTGIDVEFLNMLAARMGLTVEYVHYPFKRGLKLTESGDVDAMIGVLRRPEREAYLHYIEPAYKHETSKAFFVLKGRENTIARHEDLYGLRVGTVLGGRYYPGFDDDTRIFKHPVTSYDLNFRMLLAGRIDAVVMTETAGVYRVAQLGLGNTVVKATYVHRDHQDVYMVLSKRSVHADRLEEFSRVMDELVREGALDAVAARFFKETAPQ
- the cooS gene encoding anaerobic carbon-monoxide dehydrogenase catalytic subunit; translated protein: MAKEPRPVEELSIWEDARAMIRKARKEGIETVHERLDQQTPHCKFCELGTTCRNCTMGPCRISAKAPRGVCGADADVVVARNFGRFVTGGAAGHSDHGRDLIEVLEAIVEGETKDYRITDEPKLRAIAAEIGVATEGRTVMEVARDVMDAFYADFGSRRKSISFLCRVPEKRKAIWAKLGMTPRGVDREIAEMMHRTHMGCDNDAPNTMIHAARTALADGWGGSMIGTELSDVIFGTPTPKMSTANLAVIKKDQVNILVHGHNPVVSEMILAAAREPELIEQAKKLGATGINVAGLCCTGNELLMRQGIPMAGNHLMTELAIITGAVEAVVVDYQCIMPSLVQISGCYHTKFIDTAAKARFTGAIHFDIHPHNAMEQARKIVGLAVQGFVERDPGRVDIPGEPVDIMTGFSNEAVIKALGGSLDPLIQAIASGDIRGAVGIVGCNNPKFKQDSMNVGLAKELIKKDILVLVTGCVTTAAGKAGLLLPSAIDQAGPGLRKICGSLGIPPVLHYGSCVDNARILQLCAALANGLGVDISDLPVGASSPEWYSEKAAAIGLYAVASGIYTHLGHPPNILGSETVTNLAVSGLEDLVGACFVIEPDPVKAAELFDIRIRAKRKGLGLSE
- a CDS encoding ATP-binding protein, encoding MKIAFAGKGGVGKTSLAAWMADLLARSGHNVWMIDADTALSLGQASGLPAGALPEPLVRRADLVRERIHAGGFLDLNPDVGDLPETLAVDVPLGGAPLPGVAAGRKRLLVMGAVTNAGGGCACDANALLKAVLAHLVMDRDEWVLVDLEAGVEHLGRGTVAHVDGLVVVSEPSMRSLLTGAEVGRMARDLGLNNQVLVVNRHAGGEVPDLPGLPERSILMPPLPGLVRRQMTDASVLALPETDIVDAALTRVLALLGG
- a CDS encoding substrate-binding periplasmic protein; protein product: MPATRCPALPFLLCALLLGQLLCCPRALAGGVHVMTEQYPPFSYQVDGEARGFCVELVQRILERLGLGESDIVFYPWARAYMKLKEEDGHVLFPMSRSVERDGLFRFVGPVFDDTLYFFRRKGSAVQVQGLADARRVGAIGVTRDDFYHQFLVEHGFANLDISVCQLHDFRKLAQGRVDLVPMGEKAMSGFMARQQGLDPAMFEKAGPAIYRSEVFIGFSGSTPDEVVESWQKALDELKEAGVYGAIMNRYFPPDTQPE